A region from the Aliarcobacter thereius LMG 24486 genome encodes:
- the bcp gene encoding thioredoxin-dependent thiol peroxidase: MLEIGKVAPDFCAFNQDDTEICLRDIKGNWIVLYFYPKDMTPGCTTQACDFSSNLYLFDSLKASIIGVSADSSERHRKFIEKYDLSISLLADEDKKMCQDYGVWQLKKFMGKEFMGIVRTTFIINPKGEIAHIWDKVSVRKKVKKDGKQIEILHVDEVKNKLEELQSVYK; this comes from the coding sequence ATGTTAGAAATTGGAAAAGTAGCACCAGATTTTTGTGCTTTTAATCAAGATGACACAGAAATATGTTTAAGAGACATAAAAGGAAATTGGATAGTTTTATACTTTTATCCAAAAGATATGACACCAGGTTGTACAACACAAGCTTGTGATTTTTCATCAAATTTATATCTATTTGATTCATTAAAAGCAAGTATAATTGGAGTAAGTGCTGATAGTAGCGAAAGACATAGAAAATTTATAGAGAAATATGATTTATCTATATCTTTACTAGCAGATGAAGATAAAAAAATGTGTCAAGATTATGGTGTTTGGCAACTTAAGAAATTTATGGGAAAAGAATTTATGGGAATAGTTAGAACTACTTTTATAATTAACCCAAAAGGTGAAATTGCTCATATCTGGGATAAAGTAAGTGTAAGAAAAAAAGTTAAAAAAGATGGAAAGCAAATAGAAATTTTGCATGTAGATGAAGTAAAAAATAAACTAGAAGAGTTGCAAAGTGTTTATAAATAG
- a CDS encoding plasminogen-binding N-terminal domain-containing protein — translation MFINRFKFLAIFCFFVPFFTFANSNFETINVDITNIEKNRSKIDIANLKIGQTGIVIHTYDDKFSTIVSNVKVISSDDFGSVVEFFAFDDLKQDAIATTKRKVEINDKLILNYLYQNSLLIAPNFESFDDISKKFPNFNFIHPDILGAKLKFTNSLYPTKKEIQDFTIEQNLGTIFIVVLDNLYILDSKTFSILDKFDYLQKDDLEKKLPFFTRVEEIKDSFISFSSWFKKKDDYDSHYIKILGIKK, via the coding sequence GTGTTTATAAATAGATTTAAATTTTTAGCAATATTTTGCTTTTTTGTACCATTTTTTACTTTTGCAAATAGTAATTTTGAAACTATAAATGTAGATATTACAAATATTGAAAAAAATAGAAGTAAAATTGATATTGCAAACCTTAAAATTGGTCAAACAGGTATAGTAATTCATACATATGATGATAAATTTAGCACAATTGTATCAAATGTAAAAGTTATCAGCTCTGATGATTTTGGAAGTGTTGTAGAGTTTTTTGCCTTTGATGATTTAAAGCAAGATGCAATTGCTACAACAAAGAGAAAAGTTGAAATAAATGATAAATTAATTTTAAATTATCTTTATCAAAACTCTCTTTTGATTGCTCCAAATTTTGAAAGTTTTGATGATATTTCAAAAAAATTTCCTAATTTCAACTTTATTCATCCTGATATTCTAGGTGCAAAACTTAAATTCACGAACTCTTTATATCCTACAAAAAAAGAGATTCAAGATTTTACAATTGAACAAAATTTAGGTACTATTTTTATTGTAGTTTTGGATAATCTTTATATTTTAGATAGCAAAACTTTTTCAATTTTAGATAAATTTGATTATTTACAAAAAGATGATTTAGAAAAGAAATTACCTTTTTTTACAAGAGTTGAAGAGATAAAAGATAGTTTTATAAGCTTCTCTTCTTGGTTTAAGAAAAAAGATGATTATGATTCACACTATATTAAAATTTTAGGAATAAAAAAATGA
- a CDS encoding FAD-binding oxidoreductase has protein sequence MIEKKHLDYIASIVTDENIKTDKAHLIAFCYDATRSRFEPDAIVFPRNEEDISKILKYCNEHKIVIVPRGAGSGFTGGALPSNGGIILSLERHMNKLLEIDMQNMVGVVQPGLINMQFQKAVEEVGLFYPPDPASEEYSTLGGNVSENAGGMRAAKYGITKDYVVALRAVLPNGDIIVAGKKTIKDVAGYNVAGILIASEGTLAVITEITLKLIPKPKYKKTYMGVFPNVNTAMTAVFKSLASGANPVAMEFLDALVIKALKQKFPQVNLPENAGGILIGDVDASSQAEIEDQLNILKESFKQNGSIDFIVAKDEEEGKKLWFARRNASPATMVYGTKKLNEDISVPRSKLPEALDEIYKIGDKYGFQVPCFGHAGDGNIHVNVMVKDKTNEKEMADGHKAIEEIFQLVVDMGGTLSGEHGIGLSKAPFMNIAFTDAEMNLFRSIKKAFDPNNILNPFKMGL, from the coding sequence ATGATAGAAAAAAAACATTTAGATTATATTGCTTCTATTGTTACAGATGAAAATATTAAAACAGATAAAGCTCATCTAATAGCTTTTTGTTATGACGCTACAAGAAGTAGATTTGAGCCAGATGCTATTGTTTTTCCAAGAAATGAAGAAGATATAAGCAAGATTTTAAAATACTGTAATGAACACAAAATTGTAATAGTTCCAAGAGGAGCTGGAAGTGGATTTACAGGTGGTGCACTACCTTCAAATGGTGGAATAATATTAAGCTTAGAAAGACATATGAATAAACTACTTGAAATTGATATGCAAAATATGGTTGGAGTTGTTCAACCTGGACTTATAAATATGCAGTTTCAAAAAGCAGTAGAAGAAGTTGGATTATTTTATCCTCCAGATCCAGCAAGTGAAGAGTATTCAACTCTTGGTGGAAATGTAAGTGAAAATGCTGGTGGAATGAGAGCTGCTAAATATGGTATTACAAAAGATTATGTTGTTGCATTAAGAGCTGTTTTACCAAATGGAGATATTATTGTTGCTGGTAAAAAAACAATAAAAGATGTTGCTGGATACAATGTTGCTGGAATTTTAATAGCAAGTGAAGGTACATTAGCTGTAATTACAGAAATTACATTAAAATTAATTCCTAAACCAAAATACAAAAAAACATATATGGGTGTTTTCCCAAATGTAAATACAGCAATGACAGCAGTTTTTAAATCACTTGCAAGTGGTGCAAATCCTGTGGCTATGGAGTTTTTAGATGCTCTTGTAATAAAAGCTTTAAAACAAAAATTTCCTCAAGTAAACTTACCTGAAAATGCTGGTGGAATATTAATTGGTGATGTAGATGCTTCAAGCCAAGCTGAAATAGAAGATCAATTAAATATTTTAAAAGAGTCATTTAAACAGAATGGTTCAATAGATTTTATTGTTGCAAAAGATGAAGAAGAAGGTAAAAAACTATGGTTTGCTAGAAGAAATGCAAGTCCAGCAACTATGGTTTATGGAACAAAAAAACTAAATGAAGATATTAGTGTTCCAAGAAGTAAGTTGCCAGAAGCACTAGACGAAATTTATAAAATTGGAGATAAATATGGTTTCCAAGTTCCTTGTTTTGGACATGCTGGAGATGGAAATATTCACGTAAATGTCATGGTAAAAGATAAAACAAACGAAAAAGAGATGGCTGATGGACACAAAGCTATTGAAGAAATTTTTCAATTAGTTGTTGATATGGGAGGAACTTTAAGTGGAGAACACGGAATTGGATTATCAAAAGCTCCTTTTATGAATATTGCTTTTACAGATGCTGAGATGAATCTATTTAGAAGTATTAAAAAGGCCTTTGACCCAAATAATATTTTAAATCCATTTAAAATGGGTCTTTAA
- a CDS encoding YihY/virulence factor BrkB family protein — protein sequence MIYSKKTFIKKIIAGVNSFFNDDTTYFAASLSFFTIFSILPIIALAIAIVSNIPEFNSYIDTFTNFLLNFLNPTHSAEIVETLKKYISNSGELGTIGILYMLFVYIMFFKDYDYIVNKIHKTKRRAIYKSFFIYSIFFIVFPTVFMFFNIFISLNDGNEFKKLILFLFTWLMFFSLFKLSVNKKISLKASAISSFITLATLSITKNLFVYYVIYNKTYTTIYGSLATLLFTFFWIYISWIIYLYGIKMCHRINTFY from the coding sequence TTGATATATAGTAAAAAAACATTTATAAAAAAGATTATTGCAGGAGTTAATTCATTTTTTAATGATGACACAACATATTTTGCAGCTAGTCTTAGTTTTTTTACTATCTTCTCTATTTTACCTATCATTGCTCTTGCTATTGCTATAGTTTCAAATATCCCTGAATTCAACTCATATATTGATACATTTACAAACTTTTTATTAAATTTTTTAAATCCAACTCACTCTGCTGAGATTGTTGAAACTCTAAAAAAATATATTTCAAATTCAGGAGAACTTGGAACTATTGGGATTTTATATATGCTTTTTGTATATATAATGTTTTTCAAAGATTATGACTATATTGTAAATAAAATACATAAAACAAAAAGAAGAGCTATTTATAAATCATTTTTTATATACTCAATCTTTTTTATAGTTTTTCCAACTGTTTTTATGTTTTTTAATATTTTTATATCATTAAATGATGGAAATGAGTTTAAAAAACTTATTCTATTTTTATTTACTTGGCTTATGTTTTTCTCTCTTTTCAAACTTAGTGTAAATAAAAAGATATCTTTAAAGGCATCTGCTATTTCATCTTTTATAACTCTAGCAACTCTTTCAATAACGAAAAATCTATTTGTATATTATGTAATTTATAATAAAACTTATACAACTATCTATGGCTCTTTAGCAACCTTGCTTTTTACATTTTTTTGGATTTATATATCTTGGATTATATATTTATATGGAATTAAAATGTGTCATAGAATAAATACTTTTTATTAA
- a CDS encoding HNH endonuclease produces the protein MLNFFKELFSNKDKLDEKSLKNLGAFIGLVDVHLKREHPYMKFDCSACKDIDKTEDIKLMKSIIIEESIKQFVNFEYIKTTQKEVKKEILWSDYAVNSLPSQKKPIDFLRRKEIIFLRDKQICNRCGNSIEKLNQAYTTFIKDIELGGGYNVENLALLCVNCNQVISNQDKKSYKDILLPLRDKLYNLLD, from the coding sequence ATGTTGAATTTTTTTAAAGAACTTTTTAGTAATAAAGATAAATTAGATGAAAAATCTTTAAAAAATTTAGGTGCATTTATTGGTCTTGTTGATGTTCATTTAAAAAGAGAGCATCCTTATATGAAGTTTGATTGTTCAGCATGTAAGGATATTGATAAAACAGAAGATATTAAACTTATGAAATCAATAATAATAGAAGAATCAATAAAGCAGTTTGTAAATTTTGAATATATAAAAACTACTCAAAAAGAGGTAAAAAAAGAGATATTATGGAGTGATTATGCAGTAAACTCTTTACCAAGCCAAAAAAAACCTATTGATTTTTTAAGAAGAAAAGAGATTATATTTCTAAGAGATAAACAGATTTGTAATAGATGTGGAAATAGTATTGAAAAACTAAATCAAGCTTACACAACATTTATAAAAGATATAGAGCTTGGTGGTGGGTATAATGTTGAAAACTTGGCATTACTTTGTGTAAATTGCAATCAAGTTATTTCAAATCAAGATAAGAAGTCATATAAAGATATTTTATTGCCTTTGAGGGATAAACTTTATAATCTTTTAGATTAA
- the murA gene encoding UDP-N-acetylglucosamine 1-carboxyvinyltransferase, which translates to MDYLKIIGNKELSGEISISGAKNAALPLIASTILAKNETIINNLPNVADINTFLKLIKMLGGSFEKNSYCVKIDTSTINNTKATYDIVKTMRASILVLGPLLARFGHCEVSLPGGCAIGQRPVDLHLKAMEALGAEIEICQGYIKASAPNGLKGAKIVFDKVTVGGTENTVMAAALASGITTIINAAKEPEIVQLCEVIQSAGVKIEGIGSSKIVIEGTGGKLLDIKEFSVIPDRIEAGTYMCAAAITNQKLTIKNIIPAHIEAVISKLEEMNFEIEIKEDELTIFPTSKILPVNIITTEYPGFPTDMQAQFMALATQAEGTSTIDERLFENRFMHVSELLRMGADIQLNGNIATINGKSGGLSGTDVMATDLRASSALVLAALVTKGETNIHRIYHLDRGYEDLEGKLQKIGADISRHKE; encoded by the coding sequence ATGGATTATTTAAAAATTATTGGAAACAAAGAATTAAGTGGTGAAATATCAATTTCAGGAGCAAAAAATGCAGCATTGCCTTTAATTGCTAGTACAATTTTGGCAAAAAATGAAACTATTATAAATAATCTTCCAAATGTTGCAGATATTAATACTTTTTTGAAACTTATAAAAATGTTAGGTGGAAGTTTTGAAAAAAATAGCTATTGTGTGAAAATAGATACAAGCACTATAAATAATACAAAAGCAACTTATGATATTGTAAAAACTATGAGAGCATCTATTTTAGTTTTAGGACCACTTCTTGCTAGATTTGGTCATTGTGAAGTTTCACTTCCAGGTGGTTGTGCTATTGGGCAAAGACCAGTTGATTTACATTTAAAAGCTATGGAAGCTTTAGGTGCAGAAATAGAAATTTGTCAAGGTTATATAAAAGCAAGTGCACCAAATGGATTAAAAGGTGCAAAAATTGTTTTTGATAAAGTAACTGTTGGTGGTACAGAAAATACAGTTATGGCAGCTGCTTTAGCAAGTGGAATAACTACAATAATAAATGCAGCAAAAGAGCCTGAAATAGTACAACTTTGCGAAGTAATTCAAAGTGCTGGTGTGAAGATTGAAGGAATAGGGAGCTCAAAAATAGTAATAGAGGGAACAGGAGGAAAGCTTTTAGATATAAAGGAGTTTTCTGTAATACCAGATAGAATAGAAGCTGGAACATATATGTGTGCAGCAGCTATTACAAATCAAAAATTGACTATTAAAAATATTATTCCAGCTCATATCGAAGCTGTTATTTCAAAACTTGAAGAGATGAATTTTGAGATTGAGATAAAAGAAGATGAATTAACAATTTTTCCAACATCAAAAATCTTACCAGTGAATATTATTACAACAGAATATCCAGGTTTTCCAACAGATATGCAAGCACAATTTATGGCACTTGCAACTCAAGCAGAAGGAACAAGTACAATTGATGAAAGACTATTTGAAAATAGATTTATGCATGTTAGTGAACTTTTAAGAATGGGAGCTGATATTCAATTAAATGGGAATATTGCTACAATAAATGGTAAAAGTGGAGGATTGAGTGGAACTGATGTTATGGCAACGGATTTAAGAGCATCATCAGCACTTGTATTAGCTGCACTTGTTACAAAAGGGGAAACAAATATACATAGAATTTATCATCTTGATAGAGGATATGAAGATTTAGAAGGAAAATTACAAAAAATAGGTGCTGATATATCTCGACATAAGGAGTAA
- a CDS encoding DMT family transporter, translating into MEENVKKGVQYMLIASFLFALMGIAAKELSDHLSTIEIVFFRNVFGVFIILFSIYKSPLNQIGGKFWLLIFRGTVGFAALLFFFYNIANIPLGEAMTFSKTSTIFTALLAYFFLKEHIGFKGWIGVFIGFIGILFIAEFDGSTLKKTDYLGILSGVGAALAYTSIRELRKFYDGRAIVLSFMAVGTIFPLIFMIISEFYSNPNLDFMLGKFIMPNPDEWIIIILLGLFSTYAQIYMTKAYASAKAGIVGTVSYSNIIFSIFLGLLMGDAFPSFIVLFGIILIILSGLMVSKK; encoded by the coding sequence TTGGAAGAAAATGTAAAAAAAGGTGTACAATATATGCTTATTGCATCTTTTTTATTTGCACTAATGGGAATTGCAGCAAAAGAGCTTAGTGACCATTTAAGCACAATTGAAATAGTTTTTTTTAGGAATGTTTTTGGAGTTTTTATCATACTTTTTTCTATTTACAAATCTCCTTTAAATCAGATTGGTGGAAAGTTTTGGCTACTTATTTTTAGAGGAACTGTTGGTTTTGCAGCTTTACTTTTCTTTTTTTATAATATTGCAAATATTCCTTTGGGAGAAGCTATGACTTTTTCAAAAACTTCTACAATTTTCACTGCTTTATTGGCTTACTTTTTTTTAAAAGAGCATATAGGATTTAAAGGCTGGATTGGAGTATTTATAGGATTTATTGGTATTTTGTTTATTGCTGAATTTGATGGAAGCACACTTAAAAAAACCGATTATTTAGGTATTTTATCAGGAGTTGGAGCAGCACTTGCATATACTTCAATAAGAGAGCTAAGAAAATTTTATGATGGAAGAGCAATAGTTTTATCATTTATGGCAGTTGGTACAATATTTCCACTTATTTTTATGATAATTAGTGAGTTCTACTCAAATCCTAATTTAGATTTTATGTTAGGAAAATTTATTATGCCAAATCCAGATGAGTGGATTATAATAATTTTACTTGGACTATTTTCAACTTATGCACAAATTTATATGACAAAAGCATATGCTAGTGCAAAAGCTGGAATTGTAGGAACAGTTTCATATAGTAATATAATCTTTTCAATCTTTTTAGGATTATTAATGGGTGATGCTTTTCCATCTTTTATAGTACTTTTTGGTATAATCTTGATTATTCTTAGTGGATTAATGGTAAGTAAAAAATAG
- the kdsA gene encoding 3-deoxy-8-phosphooctulonate synthase, whose translation MLTVMTGPCVLEDMDTVLKIAEKLRPLSEDKRVDFYFKASFDKANRTSLSSFRGPGLDEGLKIFEKIKKEFGYKVVTDIHESYQAAPAGEIMDILQIPAFLCRQTDLLVAAAKTPAKINIKKGQFLAADAMKHPVEKVLNTRGVNEVSYESSKEAGVWLCERGNTFGYGALVVDMRNLLLLKQYAPVIFDATHSVQIPSTGGTTGGNSSFVPYMARAAASVGVDGFFFETHIDPKVAKSDGPNMLHIDQLYKTMNEIFAIKEALGN comes from the coding sequence ATGCTAACAGTTATGACAGGACCTTGTGTTTTAGAAGATATGGATACAGTTTTAAAGATTGCAGAGAAGTTAAGACCTTTGAGTGAAGATAAAAGAGTTGATTTTTATTTTAAAGCTAGTTTTGACAAAGCAAATAGAACAAGCCTAAGCTCATTTCGAGGTCCAGGGCTTGATGAAGGTTTAAAAATATTTGAAAAAATCAAAAAAGAGTTTGGGTACAAAGTAGTTACAGATATTCACGAATCATATCAAGCAGCTCCTGCTGGAGAGATTATGGATATTTTACAAATTCCTGCTTTTTTATGTAGACAAACCGATTTACTTGTAGCTGCTGCTAAAACTCCTGCAAAAATAAATATAAAAAAAGGTCAATTTTTAGCAGCTGATGCTATGAAACATCCTGTTGAAAAAGTATTAAACACAAGAGGAGTAAATGAAGTAAGTTATGAAAGCAGTAAAGAAGCTGGTGTTTGGCTTTGTGAAAGAGGAAATACTTTTGGATATGGTGCTTTGGTTGTAGATATGAGAAACTTACTACTTCTTAAACAATATGCTCCTGTGATTTTTGATGCAACACATAGTGTTCAAATTCCAAGCACTGGTGGAACAACTGGGGGAAATAGCTCTTTTGTACCATATATGGCAAGAGCGGCTGCTAGTGTTGGAGTTGATGGATTTTTCTTTGAAACGCATATTGACCCAAAAGTTGCAAAAAGTGATGGTCCAAATATGCTTCATATTGATCAACTTTATAAAACAATGAATGAAATTTTTGCTATTAAAGAGGCTTTAGGAAACTAA